In the Streptomyces sp. NBC_00525 genome, one interval contains:
- a CDS encoding TetR/AcrR family transcriptional regulator, producing MARAGLTTDRVVKAAADLADSTGFDQVTISALARGFGVKDASLYSHVRNLADLRTRVALLAAEEFIDRIEAAVAGRAGKDALIAFADAYRTFALEHPGRYAATRFRVDPAIVAESPAYHRTLRTTSAMLRAYGLTDSALTDAVRLLRSTFHGFTTLEATGGFEAPRPVQTSWKHAVEGLHYLLTHWAEATREAQ from the coding sequence ATGGCGCGCGCGGGGCTCACGACCGACCGGGTCGTGAAGGCTGCGGCCGACCTGGCGGACTCGACCGGCTTCGACCAGGTGACCATCTCCGCGCTGGCACGGGGCTTCGGCGTCAAGGACGCCAGCCTCTACTCGCACGTCAGGAACCTCGCGGACCTGCGCACCCGGGTCGCCCTGCTGGCCGCCGAGGAGTTCATCGACCGCATCGAGGCGGCGGTGGCCGGCCGGGCCGGCAAGGACGCGCTCATCGCGTTCGCCGACGCCTACCGCACCTTCGCCCTGGAGCATCCGGGCCGCTACGCCGCGACCCGGTTCCGGGTCGACCCCGCGATCGTGGCCGAGTCCCCCGCGTACCACCGCACCCTGCGCACCACCTCCGCGATGCTGCGTGCCTACGGCCTGACCGACTCTGCCCTGACCGACGCGGTCCGCCTGCTCCGCAGCACCTTTCACGGCTTCACCACCCTGGAAGCCACCGGCGGCTTCGAGGCCCCCCGCCCCGTACAAACATCCTGGAAACACGCGGTGGAGGGTTTGCACTACCTGCTCACCCACTGGGCCGAGGCGACACGGGAAGCGCAATAG
- a CDS encoding carbohydrate ABC transporter permease: MTATVTTDGPTKTSDRGTSRGTGDARRRLPRIPDRVRQGGLPYLLLLPAVLLELLVHVIPMLIGIVMSFRQFTQFYINDWGGAPWNGFDNYEIAVDFNAPIGEALLHSFLVTCVFTFFAVGLAWLFGVAAAIMLQENFRGRGLLRAVFLVPYALPVYAAVITWAFMVQRDNGLINHVLHDQLGLTDQPSFWLIGDNSIYALIIVSVWKGWPFAFLIVMAGLQNIPRELYEAASIDGAGIWQQIRKVTLPSLRPVNQVLVLVLFLWTFNDFNTPYVLFGKAAPESADLISIHIYQSSFVTWNFGTGSAMSVLLLLFLLVVTAVYLLLTSRGRKGADA, encoded by the coding sequence ATGACCGCCACCGTGACCACCGACGGCCCGACGAAAACGTCGGACAGGGGGACGAGCCGGGGCACCGGGGATGCGCGCCGCAGACTGCCGCGCATCCCCGACCGGGTCCGCCAGGGCGGACTGCCCTATCTCCTGCTCCTGCCGGCCGTCCTGCTCGAACTCCTCGTCCATGTGATTCCGATGCTCATCGGCATCGTGATGAGCTTCCGCCAGTTCACGCAGTTCTACATCAACGACTGGGGCGGGGCGCCCTGGAACGGATTCGACAACTACGAGATCGCCGTCGATTTCAACGCCCCGATCGGCGAGGCGCTGCTCCACTCGTTCCTCGTCACCTGCGTCTTCACGTTCTTCGCCGTCGGCCTGGCCTGGCTGTTCGGGGTCGCCGCGGCGATCATGCTCCAGGAGAACTTCCGCGGCAGGGGCCTCCTGCGGGCCGTCTTCCTCGTCCCGTACGCCCTGCCCGTGTACGCGGCCGTCATCACCTGGGCGTTCATGGTCCAGCGCGACAACGGCCTGATCAACCACGTGCTCCACGACCAGCTCGGGCTCACCGACCAGCCTTCGTTCTGGCTGATCGGCGACAACAGCATCTACGCCCTGATCATCGTCTCGGTATGGAAGGGCTGGCCCTTCGCCTTCCTCATCGTGATGGCCGGGCTCCAGAACATCCCGCGCGAGCTGTACGAGGCCGCCTCGATCGACGGCGCGGGCATCTGGCAGCAGATCCGCAAGGTGACCCTGCCCTCGCTCCGCCCGGTCAACCAGGTGCTGGTGCTCGTGCTGTTCCTGTGGACGTTCAACGACTTCAACACGCCGTACGTGCTCTTCGGGAAGGCCGCCCCGGAAAGCGCCGACCTCATCTCGATCCACATCTACCAGTCCTCGTTCGTCACCTGGAACTTCGGGACCGGCTCGGCGATGTCCGTGCTCCTGCTGCTGTTCCTGCTCGTCGTGACGGCCGTCTACCTGCTCCTCACCTCACGCGGAAGGAAGGGCGCCGATGCCTAG
- a CDS encoding GH1 family beta-glucosidase, whose translation MNDLSALPADFTWGVATAAYQIEGAVAEDGRAPSIWDTFSHTPGKVAGGDTGDVACDHYHRVPEDIALIKEVGARAYRFSLAWPRIVPGGDGPVNAAGLDFYDRLVDGLLDAGITPFATLYHWDLPQALQDRGGWTVRETAEHFAAYAAVVVDRLGDRVKDWATLNEPLCSAWIGHLEGTMAPGLTDLTAAVRASYHLHLGHGLAVRAIRGLSPDARVGIVNNLSPVEPATDREADRAAAVRGDGHTNRWWLDPILGRGYPADMVDLYGVELPVREGDMELISAPLDWLGVNYYFRQVVTADPAGPVPHAKQVYLPGSRHTHMDWEVHAQGLEQLLLRLTREYGVERLYVTENGAAYQDVVLPDGSVHDPERTRYLEEHLAACARAVRKGAPLAGYFAWSLLDNFEWAYGYDKRFGLVHVDYATQRRTIKSSGHRYAELIRTATNPPRGVTEMRVRGATG comes from the coding sequence GTGAACGACCTCAGCGCCCTGCCGGCCGACTTCACCTGGGGCGTCGCCACGGCGGCGTACCAGATCGAGGGAGCCGTCGCCGAGGACGGCCGCGCCCCGTCCATCTGGGACACCTTCTCCCACACACCGGGCAAGGTGGCCGGCGGGGACACCGGGGACGTGGCCTGCGACCACTACCACCGGGTGCCCGAGGACATCGCCCTGATCAAGGAGGTCGGCGCCCGCGCGTACCGCTTCTCGCTCGCCTGGCCGCGGATCGTGCCCGGCGGCGACGGACCGGTCAATGCGGCAGGGCTCGACTTCTACGACCGGCTGGTGGACGGGCTCCTCGATGCCGGGATCACCCCGTTCGCCACGCTCTACCACTGGGACCTGCCGCAGGCGCTCCAGGACCGGGGCGGCTGGACGGTACGGGAGACCGCCGAGCACTTCGCGGCGTACGCGGCCGTCGTGGTGGACCGGCTCGGGGACCGCGTCAAGGACTGGGCCACGCTCAACGAACCCCTCTGCTCGGCGTGGATCGGCCACCTGGAGGGCACGATGGCGCCGGGTCTCACCGACCTGACCGCCGCCGTCCGGGCCTCGTACCACCTGCACCTGGGCCATGGCCTCGCGGTCCGGGCGATCCGCGGCCTCTCCCCCGACGCCCGGGTCGGCATCGTCAACAACCTCAGCCCGGTCGAACCCGCCACCGACCGCGAGGCGGACCGGGCGGCGGCGGTGCGCGGTGACGGCCACACCAACCGCTGGTGGCTCGACCCGATCCTGGGCCGCGGCTACCCAGCGGACATGGTGGACCTGTACGGCGTCGAACTCCCGGTCCGGGAAGGCGACATGGAGCTGATCTCGGCTCCGCTGGACTGGCTGGGCGTGAACTACTACTTCCGCCAGGTGGTGACCGCCGACCCGGCCGGCCCGGTCCCGCACGCCAAACAGGTGTACCTCCCCGGTTCCCGCCACACCCACATGGACTGGGAGGTCCACGCGCAGGGCCTGGAGCAGTTGCTGCTGCGCCTCACGCGGGAGTACGGCGTCGAGCGCCTCTACGTCACCGAGAACGGCGCCGCCTACCAGGACGTCGTCCTCCCCGACGGCTCGGTCCACGACCCGGAGCGCACGCGGTACCTGGAGGAGCATCTGGCCGCTTGCGCCCGCGCCGTCCGCAAGGGCGCCCCGCTGGCCGGCTACTTCGCCTGGTCGCTCCTGGACAACTTCGAGTGGGCCTACGGCTACGACAAACGCTTCGGCCTGGTCCACGTCGACTACGCGACCCAACGCCGCACGATCAAATCCAGCGGCCACCGCTACGCCGAACTGATCCGCACAGCAACGAACCCTCCCAGAGGTGTGACCGAGATGCGCGTCAGAGGGGCAACGGGATGA
- a CDS encoding isochorismatase family protein — protein MPQTPHRAALLIIDMQRDMRPIMHRPDQTVGTIAGLGSRARAANVPVITVQQRGCGDALPGLAPQSGEPVVTKTCADAFLGTDLDETLVRLGVTEVLVTGFATENCVETTARQALSHGYDLVLVADGHTTSVRSQPTDFIPPDQSIAHHNEIYRHIDFPDRSVRVLSAAKIDFVAPELDASEGS, from the coding sequence ATGCCGCAGACACCGCACCGTGCCGCGCTCCTCATCATCGACATGCAGCGCGACATGAGGCCCATCATGCACCGGCCCGACCAAACCGTCGGAACCATCGCGGGGCTCGGTTCCCGGGCGCGTGCTGCGAATGTTCCCGTCATCACGGTTCAGCAGCGAGGGTGCGGCGATGCCTTGCCCGGACTGGCACCGCAGAGCGGAGAGCCGGTGGTGACGAAGACCTGTGCAGACGCCTTCTTGGGCACCGATCTCGACGAGACGCTGGTCCGGCTCGGTGTGACAGAGGTCCTGGTCACTGGCTTCGCCACCGAGAACTGCGTGGAGACGACCGCCCGCCAGGCCCTCAGTCACGGCTACGACCTCGTACTCGTGGCGGACGGGCACACCACATCGGTTCGCTCCCAGCCGACCGACTTCATCCCTCCGGACCAGTCGATCGCCCATCACAACGAAATCTACCGGCACATCGACTTTCCTGATCGCAGCGTTCGGGTTCTGTCTGCTGCAAAGATCGACTTCGTAGCGCCAGAGCTGGACGCATCCGAGGGGTCATGA
- a CDS encoding ABC transporter substrate-binding protein, translated as MRTIRAAAAVTLAISIAAGVTGCGGGSSSGGSNDAPKTLTYWASNQGPSIEADKKILTAELKKFEKQTGIKVELEVVPWADLLNRILAATTSGQGPDVLNIGNTWSASLQATGALLPWNKENFDAIGGRDRFVESAVASAGAPGQDPAAVPLYSLAYALYYNKKSFAEAGIDKPPATWDELVAAGKKLSKNGTWGLGAEGSNLSNNIHQVFVLGQQHGADFFDAAGKPTFTSDGAVAAVKQYIDLMAKDKIVAPGNAEYAQNQSLTDFAKGRTAMVLWQAAASTFASQGMNPEDWGAAPVPVPSGTPGQGKNVNSMVAGINMAVFKNTDNLDGAKKFVKFMTSDAEQKLLNKTYGSIPPVKAAQADEAFAAPGLSVLRDTLAKSAAPLPQVPNESQFETAVGTAVKELWADAAAGRPVTTESVKARLEKAQQTMQQ; from the coding sequence ATGCGCACCATCAGAGCCGCGGCAGCCGTCACCCTCGCGATCTCCATAGCCGCCGGCGTCACCGGCTGCGGGGGCGGTTCGTCCTCGGGCGGCAGCAACGACGCGCCGAAGACCCTCACGTACTGGGCCTCCAACCAGGGCCCCAGCATCGAGGCGGACAAGAAGATCCTCACCGCCGAGCTGAAGAAGTTCGAGAAGCAGACCGGGATCAAGGTCGAGCTGGAGGTCGTGCCCTGGGCCGACCTGCTGAACCGCATCCTCGCCGCCACCACCTCCGGCCAGGGCCCGGACGTGCTGAACATCGGCAACACCTGGTCGGCCTCGCTCCAGGCCACGGGCGCGCTGCTCCCCTGGAACAAGGAGAACTTCGACGCGATCGGCGGGCGCGACCGGTTCGTCGAATCGGCGGTCGCCTCGGCCGGTGCGCCGGGCCAGGACCCGGCGGCGGTGCCGCTGTACTCACTCGCGTACGCCCTCTACTACAACAAGAAGAGCTTCGCCGAGGCCGGCATCGACAAGCCCCCGGCCACCTGGGACGAACTGGTCGCGGCGGGCAAGAAGCTGTCGAAGAACGGCACGTGGGGACTGGGCGCCGAGGGCTCCAACCTCTCCAACAACATCCACCAGGTCTTCGTCCTCGGGCAGCAGCACGGAGCCGACTTCTTCGACGCGGCGGGCAAGCCGACCTTCACCTCGGACGGCGCGGTCGCGGCCGTGAAGCAGTACATCGACCTGATGGCCAAGGACAAGATCGTCGCTCCCGGCAACGCGGAGTACGCCCAGAACCAGTCGCTCACCGACTTCGCCAAGGGCAGGACCGCGATGGTGCTGTGGCAGGCCGCCGCCTCCACCTTCGCCTCCCAGGGCATGAATCCCGAGGACTGGGGCGCGGCGCCCGTCCCCGTACCCTCCGGCACCCCCGGCCAGGGCAAGAACGTCAACTCCATGGTCGCCGGCATCAACATGGCGGTGTTCAAGAACACCGACAACCTGGACGGCGCCAAGAAGTTCGTGAAGTTCATGACCAGCGACGCCGAACAGAAGCTGCTCAACAAGACCTACGGCTCGATCCCGCCGGTCAAGGCCGCCCAGGCCGACGAGGCGTTCGCGGCGCCCGGCCTCTCCGTCCTGCGCGACACGCTGGCCAAGAGCGCCGCCCCGCTGCCGCAGGTGCCCAACGAATCGCAGTTCGAGACCGCGGTCGGCACCGCCGTCAAGGAACTGTGGGCCGACGCGGCGGCCGGCCGCCCCGTGACCACCGAATCCGTCAAGGCGCGCCTGGAAAAGGCCCAGCAGACGATGCAGCAGTAA
- a CDS encoding transglycosylase family protein has translation MAATGRHRRYQPSRINRASLTVTAGGAGLALPLLAAAPAGAASADVWEKVAACESTGNWHINNGNGYFGGLQFTRSTWAAYGGTEYAPRADLATRDQQIAVAEKVLESQGPGAWPVCSDRAGLTRGGDSPDISPQSEHTARVTTPAKPGTSTSSRTPQTKRTTAAATPTTVPGVRESYTVTPGDSLSGIVADQHLKGGWQRLYEANRAVVGDDPDLIFPGQRLTLDGKARATAKPAPRTTPKAEPKPTREATAHQQRQKPQTKPQPRKTQPQKADSRKTESHAKSESRAKTETPKKTQPQKTESHKTPAHKPQPRKTEHVQKHSSLTAPVAAGTGTPYHQSGASWSSGYHTGVDFPVPTGTSVKAMASGKVVSAGWAGSYGYQIVIRHSDGKYSQYAHLSSLLVRGGQQVSGGQRIARSGATGNVTGPHLHFEVRTGPGYGSDIDPLAYLRAGGVKV, from the coding sequence ATGGCCGCGACCGGACGGCACCGCAGATACCAGCCGAGCCGCATCAACCGCGCTTCGCTCACCGTCACGGCAGGAGGCGCGGGTCTCGCGCTCCCGCTGCTCGCGGCCGCGCCCGCGGGCGCCGCCTCGGCGGACGTGTGGGAGAAGGTCGCCGCGTGCGAGTCCACGGGCAACTGGCACATCAACAACGGCAACGGCTACTTCGGCGGCCTCCAGTTCACCCGCTCGACCTGGGCGGCGTACGGCGGCACCGAATACGCTCCGCGCGCCGACCTCGCCACCAGGGACCAGCAGATCGCCGTGGCCGAAAAGGTCCTGGAGAGCCAGGGCCCCGGCGCCTGGCCGGTCTGCTCCGACAGGGCGGGCCTCACCCGGGGCGGCGACTCGCCCGACATCAGCCCGCAGAGCGAGCACACGGCCCGCGTGACGACGCCCGCGAAACCGGGCACCTCGACGAGTTCCCGTACGCCGCAGACCAAGCGGACGACCGCCGCGGCCACGCCCACCACGGTGCCGGGCGTGCGCGAGTCGTACACCGTGACGCCCGGCGACTCGCTCTCCGGCATCGTCGCCGATCAGCACCTCAAGGGCGGCTGGCAGCGGCTGTACGAGGCGAACCGCGCGGTCGTCGGCGACGATCCGGACCTGATATTCCCCGGCCAGCGGCTGACCCTCGACGGGAAGGCCAGGGCCACCGCCAAGCCCGCTCCGAGAACGACCCCCAAGGCCGAACCGAAGCCGACCCGCGAAGCCACGGCGCACCAGCAGCGGCAGAAGCCGCAGACCAAGCCGCAGCCCAGGAAGACCCAGCCGCAGAAGGCCGACTCCCGCAAGACCGAGTCCCACGCCAAGTCGGAGTCCCGGGCGAAGACCGAGACGCCCAAGAAGACTCAGCCGCAGAAGACCGAGTCGCACAAGACGCCGGCGCACAAGCCGCAGCCCCGCAAGACCGAGCACGTGCAGAAGCACAGCTCGCTCACCGCCCCCGTCGCGGCCGGCACCGGCACGCCGTACCACCAGTCGGGCGCGTCCTGGTCCAGCGGCTACCACACCGGCGTCGACTTCCCCGTGCCCACCGGTACGTCCGTGAAGGCGATGGCCTCCGGCAAGGTCGTCTCGGCCGGCTGGGCGGGGTCGTACGGCTATCAGATCGTCATCCGGCACAGCGACGGCAAGTACAGCCAGTACGCGCACCTGTCCTCGCTGCTCGTACGCGGGGGCCAGCAGGTCAGCGGCGGTCAGCGGATCGCCCGTTCCGGCGCCACCGGCAACGTCACGGGACCGCATCTGCACTTCGAGGTCCGTACCGGCCCCGGCTACGGCTCCGACATCGACCCGCTGGCCTATCTCAGGGCGGGCGGCGTCAAGGTCTGA
- a CDS encoding ROK family transcriptional regulator, whose translation MAERNRRTVRDLRRGNRARVLQRLYFDGPLSRQELGPATGLSAGSISNVVSELVAERLLEEAGVVDSDGGRPRTLLRVAPGGGLLVGVDIGETRIRVELFDLSLTELARTERLLAQHGYDVDRIVGHVRSGVADVLRDAGADPHRLLGIGIGVPGIIERDAPDGVVGDVGSVVHGQTIDWSAVPFERLLRDAVRVPPEVPFFIDNGAKTLGQAEMWFGGGRGAGASAIALIGSGVGACVNHGDLLDEDRSSQALEWGHTTVQLRGRRCRCGSIGCLEAYAGAEAMRERWHEAGGPLPADADDETALAALLAAAYPVAGEPDPVAVAVLDETAECLGAALGDLINLFLPERILLGGWAGLLIGPHLLPDIRRYAREYALQHAAARTTIEMGRLGPDAVTVGAATLPLADFLARGGSRPAPAPHPAAAAPAPRTPAESVRRRSRPGTPPERGA comes from the coding sequence ATGGCTGAGCGCAACAGACGGACCGTGCGTGACCTGCGACGGGGCAACCGGGCGCGGGTGTTGCAACGGTTGTATTTCGACGGCCCGCTGAGCCGGCAGGAGCTCGGTCCCGCCACCGGGCTGAGCGCGGGTTCGATCAGCAACGTCGTCTCGGAACTCGTCGCGGAGCGACTCCTGGAGGAGGCCGGCGTCGTCGACTCGGACGGCGGACGCCCGCGCACCCTGCTGCGCGTCGCCCCCGGCGGCGGCCTCCTCGTCGGCGTCGACATCGGCGAGACCCGCATCCGGGTGGAGCTCTTCGACCTCTCCCTGACCGAACTCGCCCGCACCGAACGGCTGCTCGCCCAGCACGGCTACGACGTCGACCGCATCGTCGGCCATGTCCGCAGCGGCGTCGCCGACGTACTGCGGGACGCCGGCGCGGACCCGCACCGGCTCCTCGGCATCGGCATCGGGGTCCCCGGCATCATCGAGCGCGACGCGCCGGACGGCGTCGTCGGCGATGTGGGCTCCGTCGTCCACGGCCAGACCATCGACTGGAGCGCCGTCCCCTTCGAGCGACTGCTCCGGGACGCGGTGCGGGTGCCGCCCGAGGTCCCGTTCTTCATCGACAACGGCGCCAAGACGCTCGGCCAGGCCGAGATGTGGTTCGGCGGCGGCCGGGGCGCGGGAGCCTCCGCCATCGCGCTCATCGGCTCCGGCGTCGGCGCCTGCGTCAACCACGGCGACCTCCTGGACGAGGACCGCAGCAGCCAGGCCCTGGAGTGGGGCCACACCACGGTGCAGCTGCGCGGCCGCCGCTGCCGCTGCGGCTCGATCGGCTGCCTGGAGGCGTACGCGGGCGCCGAGGCGATGCGCGAGCGCTGGCACGAGGCGGGCGGCCCGCTGCCCGCCGACGCCGACGACGAGACCGCCCTCGCCGCGCTGCTCGCCGCCGCCTACCCGGTGGCCGGCGAGCCGGACCCGGTGGCGGTCGCGGTGCTGGACGAGACCGCCGAGTGCCTGGGCGCGGCGCTGGGCGACCTGATCAACCTCTTCCTGCCCGAGCGCATCCTGCTCGGCGGCTGGGCGGGGCTCCTGATCGGCCCGCATCTGCTGCCCGACATCCGCCGGTACGCGCGGGAGTACGCGCTCCAGCACGCGGCGGCCCGGACCACCATCGAGATGGGCCGCCTCGGCCCGGACGCGGTCACCGTCGGCGCGGCGACGCTCCCCCTGGCCGACTTCCTGGCCCGCGGCGGCAGCCGCCCCGCCCCGGCACCGCACCCGGCCGCCGCCGCCCCGGCACCGCGCACCCCGGCGGAGTCCGTACGCCGCAGGAGCCGGCCGGGCACGCCACCGGAGCGGGGGGCCTGA
- a CDS encoding LacI family DNA-binding transcriptional regulator yields the protein MTDDLRPAGAPTLEDVARAAGVSRATVSRVINGVRNVDPVIQETVRRAVAATGYAPNRAARSLVTRRTDAIALVVSGAGGGGPERETEEAAAPADAAAAASTDGTEDGEGPSFTGQVFADPFFGRVVTGVVDYLRPRGMHPVLMFAETSRAREDVVAFLRQGSADGALVVSTHAEDPLPGMLMDAGLPAVLYARPARATRISYVDLAHRDGARLAAEHLLSLGRHRVATITGPLDVPAVQERLAGFRDTMEQHGHPYIAIAEGRFTQESGESAMERLLAEHPDLDGVFAANDLMATGACHVLRERGRRVPEDVAVIGFDDSGAASACRPPLTTIRQPVEAMAAEMARLLIERLAKPEGAATSVIFEPSLVVRDSA from the coding sequence ATGACGGATGATCTGCGACCGGCCGGAGCACCCACCCTTGAGGACGTGGCGAGGGCGGCCGGGGTGTCCCGCGCCACCGTCTCCCGCGTGATCAACGGCGTGCGGAACGTCGACCCGGTGATCCAGGAGACCGTGCGCCGGGCGGTCGCCGCAACGGGCTACGCCCCCAACCGCGCGGCGCGCTCGCTGGTGACCCGGCGCACGGACGCCATCGCGCTGGTCGTGTCCGGCGCGGGTGGCGGCGGCCCGGAGAGGGAGACGGAGGAAGCGGCGGCCCCTGCGGACGCGGCCGCAGCGGCTTCGACGGATGGGACGGAGGACGGTGAGGGGCCGTCCTTCACCGGGCAGGTCTTCGCCGACCCGTTCTTCGGGCGGGTGGTGACCGGGGTCGTCGACTATCTGCGCCCGCGCGGCATGCACCCGGTCCTGATGTTCGCCGAGACGTCACGGGCGCGCGAGGACGTGGTGGCGTTCCTGCGCCAGGGCAGCGCGGACGGCGCGCTGGTCGTCTCGACGCACGCGGAGGACCCGCTGCCGGGCATGCTGATGGACGCGGGATTGCCGGCCGTCCTCTACGCACGGCCCGCCCGCGCGACCCGGATCAGCTATGTGGACCTCGCCCACCGGGACGGGGCACGGCTGGCCGCCGAACATCTGCTGTCACTGGGGCGCCACCGCGTCGCGACCATCACCGGCCCGCTCGACGTGCCCGCAGTACAGGAACGGCTGGCCGGTTTCCGGGACACGATGGAGCAGCACGGGCATCCGTACATCGCGATCGCCGAGGGCCGGTTCACGCAGGAGAGCGGCGAGAGCGCGATGGAGCGCCTGCTGGCCGAACACCCGGACCTGGACGGGGTGTTCGCGGCCAACGACCTGATGGCGACGGGTGCCTGCCATGTGCTGCGGGAGCGCGGCAGGCGGGTGCCGGAGGATGTCGCGGTGATCGGCTTCGACGACAGCGGCGCGGCGTCGGCCTGCCGTCCGCCGCTGACCACGATCCGCCAGCCGGTGGAGGCGATGGCGGCGGAGATGGCCCGGCTGCTGATCGAACGGCTCGCGAAGCCGGAGGGGGCCGCGACGTCGGTGATCTTCGAACCGTCCCTGGTGGTGCGCGACTCGGCGTAG
- a CDS encoding carbohydrate ABC transporter permease produces MPSHAQPPVRPAKTGARSRHRSPMAAPPSFLWTRRAVLTFLAAFALLPVYVMVSSSLKPLQDVSGKFHWIPSGLTLQPYSDIWRTVPLARYFVNSLIVAGAATILSVVIAVFSAYAVSRYRFRGKRVFTVTVLSTQMFPGILFLLPLFLIFVNIGNSTGVALYGSRGGLILTYLTFSLPFSIWMLIGYFDSIPRDLDEAALVDGCGPLRALFRVVVPAAVPGIVAVAVYAFMTAWGEVLFASVMTNDTTRTLAVGLQGYATQNDVYWNQVMAASLVVSVPIVAGFLLLQRYLVAGLTAGAVK; encoded by the coding sequence ATGCCTAGCCACGCCCAGCCGCCGGTGCGGCCGGCGAAGACCGGGGCGCGCTCGCGCCACCGGTCCCCGATGGCCGCGCCGCCGTCCTTCCTGTGGACCCGCCGGGCCGTCCTCACCTTCCTGGCCGCCTTCGCCCTGCTGCCCGTCTATGTGATGGTCAGCAGCTCGCTCAAGCCGCTCCAGGACGTGTCCGGGAAGTTCCACTGGATTCCGTCCGGGCTGACCCTCCAGCCGTACTCCGACATCTGGCGGACCGTCCCGCTGGCCCGCTACTTCGTCAACTCACTGATCGTGGCGGGCGCGGCGACGATCCTGTCGGTGGTCATCGCCGTGTTCTCGGCGTACGCGGTGAGCCGCTACCGCTTCCGCGGCAAACGGGTCTTCACCGTCACGGTGCTCTCCACCCAGATGTTCCCCGGCATCCTCTTCCTGCTCCCGCTGTTCCTCATCTTCGTCAACATCGGCAACAGCACGGGGGTCGCCCTGTACGGCTCGCGCGGCGGACTGATCCTCACGTATCTGACGTTCTCGCTGCCGTTCTCCATCTGGATGCTCATCGGCTACTTCGACTCGATCCCCCGCGATCTCGACGAAGCCGCCCTGGTCGACGGCTGCGGGCCGCTGCGCGCCCTGTTCCGGGTGGTGGTCCCGGCCGCGGTGCCCGGCATCGTCGCCGTCGCCGTGTACGCGTTCATGACGGCCTGGGGCGAGGTCCTGTTCGCCTCCGTCATGACCAACGACACCACCCGCACGCTGGCCGTCGGCCTCCAGGGCTACGCCACCCAGAACGACGTGTACTGGAACCAGGTCATGGCCGCCTCCCTCGTCGTCAGCGTCCCGATCGTCGCCGGCTTCCTGCTCCTCCAGCGCTATCTGGTGGCCGGCCTCACCGCGGGAGCCGTCAAGTGA